A single Pan troglodytes isolate AG18354 chromosome 19, NHGRI_mPanTro3-v2.0_pri, whole genome shotgun sequence DNA region contains:
- the MED24 gene encoding mediator of RNA polymerase II transcription subunit 24 isoform X12 has protein sequence MSFSLAPFLSPQSWPPPLPPAQSEIMKVVNLKQAILQAWKERWSDYQWAINMKKFFPKGATWDILNLADALLEQAMIGPSPNPLILSYLKYAISSQMVSYSSVLTAISKFDDFSRDLCVQALLDIMDMFCDRLSCHGKAEECIGLCRALLSALHWLLRCTAASAERLREGLEAGTPAAGEKQLAMCLQRLEKTLSSTKNRALLHIAKLEEASLHTSQGLGQGGTRANQPTASWTAIEHSLLKLGEILANLSNPQLRSQAEQCGTLIRSIPTMLSVHAEQMHKTGFPTVHAVILLEGTMNLTGETQSLVEQLTMVKRMQHIPTPLFVLEIWKACFVGLIESPEGTEELKWTAFTFLKIPQVLVKLKKYSHGDKDFTEDVNCAFEFLLKLTPLLDKADQRCNCDCTNFLLQECGKQGLLSEASVNNLMAKRKADREHAPQQKSGENANIQPNIQLILRAEPTVTNILKTMDADHSKSPEGLLGVLGHMLSGKSLDLLLAAAAATGKLKSFARKFINLNEFTTYGSEESTKPASVRALLFDISFLMLCHVAQTYGSEVILSESRTGAEVPFFETWMQTCMPEEGKILNPDHPCFRPDSTKVESLVALLNNSSEMKLVQMKWHEACLSISAAILEILNAWENGVLAFESIQKITDNIKGKVCSLAVCAVAWLVAHVRMLGLDEREKSLQMIRQLAGPLFSENTLQFYNERVVIMNSILERMCADVLQQTATQIKFPSTGVDTMPYWNLLPPKRPIKEVLTDIFAKVLEKGWVDSRSIHIFDTLLHMGGVYWFCNNLIKELLKETRKEHTLRAVELLYSIFCLDMQQVTLVLLGHILPGLLTDSSKWHSLMDPPGTALAKLAVWCALSSYSSHKGQASTRQKKRHREDIEDYISLFPLDDVQPSKLMRLLSSNEDDANILSSPNRSMSSSLSASQLHTVNMRDPLNRVLANLFLLISSILGSRTAGPHTQFVQWFMEECVDCLEQGGRGSVLQFMPFTTVSELVKVSAMSSPKVVLAITDLSLPLGRQVAAKAIAAL, from the exons atGGTGTCCTACTCTTCTGTCCTCACAGCCATCAGTAAG TTTGATGACTTTTCTCGGGACCTGTGTGTCCAGGCGTTGCTGGACATCATGGACATGTTTTGTGACCGTCTGAG CTGTCACGGCAAAGCAGAGGAATGCATCGGACTGTGCCGAGCCCTTCTTAGCGCCCTCCACTGGCTGCTGCGCTGCACGGCAGCCTCTGCAGAGCGGCTCCGGGAGGGGCTGGAGGCCGGCACTCCAGCCGCTGGGGAGAAGCAGCTTGCCATGTGCCTTCAGCGCCTGGAGAAAACCCTCAGCAGCACCAAGAACCGGGCCCTGCTGCACATCGCCAAACTAGAGGAGGCCT CATTGCACACATCCCAGGGACTTGGGCAGGGTGGCACCCGAGCCAATCAACCAACAG CTTCTTGGACTGCCATCGAGCATTCTCTCTTGAAACTTGGAGAGATCCTGGCCAATCTCAGCAACCCGCAGCTCCGGAGTCAGGCCGAGCAGTGTGGCACCCTCATTAGGAG CATCCCCACGATGCTGTCTGTGCATGCGGAGCAGATGCACAAGACCGGCTTCCCCACTGTCCATGCCGTGATCCTGCTCGAGGGCACCATGAACCTGACAGGCGAGACGCAGTCCCTGGTGGAGCAGCTGACGATGGTGAAGCGCATGCAG CATATCCCCACCCCACTTTTTGTCCTGGAGATCTGGAAAGCTTGCTTCGTGGGGCTCATTGAGTCTCCCGAGGGTACGGAGGAGCTCAAGTGGACAGCTTTCACTTTCCTCAAG ATTCCACAAGTTTTGGTGAAGTTGAAGAAGTACTCTCATGGAGACAAG GACTTCACTGAGGATGTCAACTGTGCTTTTGAGTTCCTGCTGAAGCTCACCCCCTTGTTGGACAAAGCTGACCAGCGCTGCAA CTGTGACTGTACAAACTTCCTGCTCCAAGAATGTGGCAAGCAGGGGCTTCTGTCTGAGGCCAGCGTCAACAACCTTATGGCTAAGCG CAAAGCGGACCGAGAGCACGCACCCCAGCAGAAATCGGGAGAGAATGCCAACATCCAGCCCAACATCCAGCTGATCCTCCGGGCGGAGCCCACTGTCACAAACATCCTCAAG ACGATGGATGCAGACCACTCTAAGTCACCGGAGGGACTGCTGGGAGTCCTGGGCCACATGCTGTCCGGGAAGAGTCTGGACTTGCTGCTGgctgccgccgccgccactgGAAAGCTGAAATCCTTCGCCCGGAAATTCATCAA tttgaATGAATTCACAACCTATGGCAGCGAAGAAAGCA CCAAACCGGCCTCCGTCCGGGCCCTGCTGTTTGACATCTCTTTCCTCATGCTGTGCCATGTGGCCCAGACCTATGGTTCAGAG gtgattctgtcCGAGTCGCGCACAGGAGCTGAGGTGCCCTTCTTCGAGACCTGGATGCAGACCTGCATGCCTGAGGAGGGCAAGATCCTGAACCCTGACCACCCCTGCTTCCGCCCCGACTCCACCAAAGTGGAGTCCCTGGTGGCCCTGCTCAACAACTCCTCGGAGATGAAGCTAGT GCAGATGAAGTGGCATGAGGCCTGTCTCAGCATCTCAGCCGCCATCTTGGAAATCCTCAATGCCTGGGAGAATGGGGTCCTGGCCTTCGAGTCCATCCAG AAAATCACTGATAACATCAAAGGGAAGGTATGCAGTCTGGCGGTGTGTGCTGTGGCTTGGCTTGTGGCCCACGTCCGGATGCTGGGGCTGGATGAGCGTGAGAAGTCGCTGCAGATGATCCGCCAGCTGGCAGGGCCACTGTTTAGTGAGAACACCCTGCAGTTCTACAATGAGAG GGTGGTGATCATGAACTCGATCCTGGAGCGCATGTGTGCCGACGTGCTGCAGCAGACAGCCACGCAGATCAAGTTTCCCTCCACCGGGGTGGACACAATGCCCTACTGGAACCTGCTGCCCCCCAAGCGGCCCATCAAAGAGGTGCTGACGGACATCTTTGCCAAGGTGCTGGAGAAGGGCTGGGTGGACAGCCGCTCCATCCACATCTTTGACACCCTGCTGCACATGGGCGGCGTCTACTGGTTCTGCAACAACCTGATTAAG GAGCTGCTGAAGGAGACGCGGAAGGAGCACACGCTGCGGGCAGTGGAGCTGCTCTACTCCATCTTCTGCCTGGACATGCAGCAAGTGACCCTGGTCCTGCTGGGCCACATCCTGCCTGGCCTGCTCACTGACTCCTCCAAGTGGCACAGCCTCATGGACCCCCCGGGCACTGCTCTTGCCAA GCTGGCCGTGTGGTGTGCCCTCAGTTCCTACTCCTCCCACAAGGGACAGGCGTCCACCCGCCAGAAGAAGAGACACCGCGAAGACATTGAG GATTATATCAGCCTCTTCCCCCTGGACGATGTGCAGCCTTCGAAGTTGATGCGACTGCTGAGCTCTAATGAGGACGATGCCAACATCCTTTCGAGCCCCA ACCGATCCATGAGCAGCTCCCTCTCAGCCTCTCAGCTCCACACGGTCAACATGCGGGACCCTCTGAACCGAGTCCTGG CCAACCTGTTCCTGCTCATCTCCTCCATCCTGGGGTCTCGCACCGCTGGCCCCCACACCCAGTTCGTGCAGTGGTTCATGGAGGAGTGTGTGGACTGCCTGGAGCAGGGCGGCCGTGGCAGCGTCCTGCAGTTCATGCCCTTCACCACC GTGTCGGAACTGGTGAAGGTGTCAGCCATGTCCAGCCCCAAGGTGGTTCTGGCCATCACGGACCTCAGCCTGCCCCTGGGCCGCCAGGTGGCTGCTAAAGCCATTGCTGCACTCTGA
- the MED24 gene encoding mediator of RNA polymerase II transcription subunit 24 isoform X3 — translation MSFSLAPFLSPQSWPPPLPPAQSEIMKVVNLKQAILQAWKERWSDYQWAINMKKFFPKGATWDILNLADALLEQAMIGPSPNPLILSYLKYAISSQMVSYSSVLTAISKFDDFSRDLCVQALLDIMDMFCDRLSCHGKAEECIGLCRALLSALHWLLRCTAASAERLREGLEAGTPAAGEKQLAMCLQRLEKTLSSTKNRALLHIAKLEEASSWTAIEHSLLKLGEILANLSNPQLRSQAEQCGTLIRSIPTMLSVHAEQMHKTGFPTVHAVILLEGTMNLTGETQSLVEQLTMVKRMQHIPTPLFVLEIWKACFVGLIESPEGTEELKWTAFTFLKIPQVLVKLKKYSHGDKDFTEDVNCAFEFLLKLTPLLDKADQRCNCDCTNFLLQECGKQGLLSEASVNNLMAKRKADREHAPQQKSGENANIQPNIQLILRAEPTVTNILKCSSGLDFLSCPQTMDADHSKSPEGLLGVLGHMLSGKSLDLLLAAAAATGKLKSFARKFINLNEFTTYGSEESTKPASVRALLFDISFLMLCHVAQTYGSEVILSESRTGAEVPFFETWMQTCMPEEGKILNPDHPCFRPDSTKVESLVALLNNSSEMKLVQMKWHEACLSISAAILEILNAWENGVLAFESIQKITDNIKGKVCSLAVCAVAWLVAHVRMLGLDEREKSLQMIRQLAGPLFSENTLQFYNERVVIMNSILERMCADVLQQTATQIKFPSTGVDTMPYWNLLPPKRPIKEVLTDIFAKVLEKGWVDSRSIHIFDTLLHMGGVYWFCNNLIKELLKETRKEHTLRAVELLYSIFCLDMQQVTLVLLGHILPGLLTDSSKWHSLMDPPGTALAKLAVWCALSSYSSHKGQASTRQKKRHREDIEDYISLFPLDDVQPSKLMRLLSSNEDDANILSSPRSSLGSPCTSYLRWVKVGWGHPRGAPLLHSAGCFPALHLLRPTADRSMSSSLSASQLHTVNMRDPLNRVLANLFLLISSILGSRTAGPHTQFVQWFMEECVDCLEQGGRGSVLQFMPFTTVSELVKVSAMSSPKVVLAITDLSLPLGRQVAAKAIAAL, via the exons atGGTGTCCTACTCTTCTGTCCTCACAGCCATCAGTAAG TTTGATGACTTTTCTCGGGACCTGTGTGTCCAGGCGTTGCTGGACATCATGGACATGTTTTGTGACCGTCTGAG CTGTCACGGCAAAGCAGAGGAATGCATCGGACTGTGCCGAGCCCTTCTTAGCGCCCTCCACTGGCTGCTGCGCTGCACGGCAGCCTCTGCAGAGCGGCTCCGGGAGGGGCTGGAGGCCGGCACTCCAGCCGCTGGGGAGAAGCAGCTTGCCATGTGCCTTCAGCGCCTGGAGAAAACCCTCAGCAGCACCAAGAACCGGGCCCTGCTGCACATCGCCAAACTAGAGGAGGCCT CTTCTTGGACTGCCATCGAGCATTCTCTCTTGAAACTTGGAGAGATCCTGGCCAATCTCAGCAACCCGCAGCTCCGGAGTCAGGCCGAGCAGTGTGGCACCCTCATTAGGAG CATCCCCACGATGCTGTCTGTGCATGCGGAGCAGATGCACAAGACCGGCTTCCCCACTGTCCATGCCGTGATCCTGCTCGAGGGCACCATGAACCTGACAGGCGAGACGCAGTCCCTGGTGGAGCAGCTGACGATGGTGAAGCGCATGCAG CATATCCCCACCCCACTTTTTGTCCTGGAGATCTGGAAAGCTTGCTTCGTGGGGCTCATTGAGTCTCCCGAGGGTACGGAGGAGCTCAAGTGGACAGCTTTCACTTTCCTCAAG ATTCCACAAGTTTTGGTGAAGTTGAAGAAGTACTCTCATGGAGACAAG GACTTCACTGAGGATGTCAACTGTGCTTTTGAGTTCCTGCTGAAGCTCACCCCCTTGTTGGACAAAGCTGACCAGCGCTGCAA CTGTGACTGTACAAACTTCCTGCTCCAAGAATGTGGCAAGCAGGGGCTTCTGTCTGAGGCCAGCGTCAACAACCTTATGGCTAAGCG CAAAGCGGACCGAGAGCACGCACCCCAGCAGAAATCGGGAGAGAATGCCAACATCCAGCCCAACATCCAGCTGATCCTCCGGGCGGAGCCCACTGTCACAAACATCCTCAAG TGTTCTTCAGGACTTGATTTCCTGTCCTGTCCCCAGACGATGGATGCAGACCACTCTAAGTCACCGGAGGGACTGCTGGGAGTCCTGGGCCACATGCTGTCCGGGAAGAGTCTGGACTTGCTGCTGgctgccgccgccgccactgGAAAGCTGAAATCCTTCGCCCGGAAATTCATCAA tttgaATGAATTCACAACCTATGGCAGCGAAGAAAGCA CCAAACCGGCCTCCGTCCGGGCCCTGCTGTTTGACATCTCTTTCCTCATGCTGTGCCATGTGGCCCAGACCTATGGTTCAGAG gtgattctgtcCGAGTCGCGCACAGGAGCTGAGGTGCCCTTCTTCGAGACCTGGATGCAGACCTGCATGCCTGAGGAGGGCAAGATCCTGAACCCTGACCACCCCTGCTTCCGCCCCGACTCCACCAAAGTGGAGTCCCTGGTGGCCCTGCTCAACAACTCCTCGGAGATGAAGCTAGT GCAGATGAAGTGGCATGAGGCCTGTCTCAGCATCTCAGCCGCCATCTTGGAAATCCTCAATGCCTGGGAGAATGGGGTCCTGGCCTTCGAGTCCATCCAG AAAATCACTGATAACATCAAAGGGAAGGTATGCAGTCTGGCGGTGTGTGCTGTGGCTTGGCTTGTGGCCCACGTCCGGATGCTGGGGCTGGATGAGCGTGAGAAGTCGCTGCAGATGATCCGCCAGCTGGCAGGGCCACTGTTTAGTGAGAACACCCTGCAGTTCTACAATGAGAG GGTGGTGATCATGAACTCGATCCTGGAGCGCATGTGTGCCGACGTGCTGCAGCAGACAGCCACGCAGATCAAGTTTCCCTCCACCGGGGTGGACACAATGCCCTACTGGAACCTGCTGCCCCCCAAGCGGCCCATCAAAGAGGTGCTGACGGACATCTTTGCCAAGGTGCTGGAGAAGGGCTGGGTGGACAGCCGCTCCATCCACATCTTTGACACCCTGCTGCACATGGGCGGCGTCTACTGGTTCTGCAACAACCTGATTAAG GAGCTGCTGAAGGAGACGCGGAAGGAGCACACGCTGCGGGCAGTGGAGCTGCTCTACTCCATCTTCTGCCTGGACATGCAGCAAGTGACCCTGGTCCTGCTGGGCCACATCCTGCCTGGCCTGCTCACTGACTCCTCCAAGTGGCACAGCCTCATGGACCCCCCGGGCACTGCTCTTGCCAA GCTGGCCGTGTGGTGTGCCCTCAGTTCCTACTCCTCCCACAAGGGACAGGCGTCCACCCGCCAGAAGAAGAGACACCGCGAAGACATTGAG GATTATATCAGCCTCTTCCCCCTGGACGATGTGCAGCCTTCGAAGTTGATGCGACTGCTGAGCTCTAATGAGGACGATGCCAACATCCTTTCGAGCCCCA GGTCTTCTCTGGGCTCTCCATGTACCAGTTACCTCCGATGGGTGAAGGTCGGGTGGGGGCATCCCCGGGGAGCACCACTTTTGCACTCGGCAGGCTGTTTCCCAGCGCTCCATCTGCTCCGTCCCACAGCAGACCGATCCATGAGCAGCTCCCTCTCAGCCTCTCAGCTCCACACGGTCAACATGCGGGACCCTCTGAACCGAGTCCTGG CCAACCTGTTCCTGCTCATCTCCTCCATCCTGGGGTCTCGCACCGCTGGCCCCCACACCCAGTTCGTGCAGTGGTTCATGGAGGAGTGTGTGGACTGCCTGGAGCAGGGCGGCCGTGGCAGCGTCCTGCAGTTCATGCCCTTCACCACC GTGTCGGAACTGGTGAAGGTGTCAGCCATGTCCAGCCCCAAGGTGGTTCTGGCCATCACGGACCTCAGCCTGCCCCTGGGCCGCCAGGTGGCTGCTAAAGCCATTGCTGCACTCTGA
- the MED24 gene encoding mediator of RNA polymerase II transcription subunit 24 isoform X13, with amino-acid sequence MSFSLAPFLSPQSWPPPLPPAQSEIMKVVNLKQAILQAWKERWSDYQWAINMKKFFPKGATWDILNLADALLEQAMIGPSPNPLILSYLKYAISSQMVSYSSVLTAISKFDDFSRDLCVQALLDIMDMFCDRLSCHGKAEECIGLCRALLSALHWLLRCTAASAERLREGLEAGTPAAGEKQLAMCLQRLEKTLSSTKNRALLHIAKLEEASSWTAIEHSLLKLGEILANLSNPQLRSQAEQCGTLIRSIPTMLSVHAEQMHKTGFPTVHAVILLEGTMNLTGETQSLVEQLTMVKRMQHIPTPLFVLEIWKACFVGLIESPEGTEELKWTAFTFLKIPQVLVKLKKYSHGDKDFTEDVNCAFEFLLKLTPLLDKADQRCNCDCTNFLLQECGKQGLLSEASVNNLMAKRKADREHAPQQKSGENANIQPNIQLILRAEPTVTNILKCSSGLDFLSCPQTMDADHSKSPEGLLGVLGHMLSGKSLDLLLAAAAATGKLKSFARKFINLNEFTTYGSEESTKPASVRALLFDISFLMLCHVAQTYGSEVILSESRTGAEVPFFETWMQTCMPEEGKILNPDHPCFRPDSTKVESLVALLNNSSEMKLVQMKWHEACLSISAAILEILNAWENGVLAFESIQKITDNIKGKVCSLAVCAVAWLVAHVRMLGLDEREKSLQMIRQLAGPLFSENTLQFYNERVVIMNSILERMCADVLQQTATQIKFPSTGVDTMPYWNLLPPKRPIKEVLTDIFAKVLEKGWVDSRSIHIFDTLLHMGGVYWFCNNLIKELLKETRKEHTLRAVELLYSIFCLDMQQVTLVLLGHILPGLLTDSSKWHSLMDPPGTALAKLAVWCALSSYSSHKGQASTRQKKRHREDIEDYISLFPLDDVQPSKLMRLLSSNEDDANILSSPTDRSMSSSLSASQLHTVNMRDPLNRVLANLFLLISSILGSRTAGPHTQFVQWFMEECVDCLEQGGRGSVLQFMPFTTVSELVKVSAMSSPKVVLAITDLSLPLGRQVAAKAIAAL; translated from the exons atGGTGTCCTACTCTTCTGTCCTCACAGCCATCAGTAAG TTTGATGACTTTTCTCGGGACCTGTGTGTCCAGGCGTTGCTGGACATCATGGACATGTTTTGTGACCGTCTGAG CTGTCACGGCAAAGCAGAGGAATGCATCGGACTGTGCCGAGCCCTTCTTAGCGCCCTCCACTGGCTGCTGCGCTGCACGGCAGCCTCTGCAGAGCGGCTCCGGGAGGGGCTGGAGGCCGGCACTCCAGCCGCTGGGGAGAAGCAGCTTGCCATGTGCCTTCAGCGCCTGGAGAAAACCCTCAGCAGCACCAAGAACCGGGCCCTGCTGCACATCGCCAAACTAGAGGAGGCCT CTTCTTGGACTGCCATCGAGCATTCTCTCTTGAAACTTGGAGAGATCCTGGCCAATCTCAGCAACCCGCAGCTCCGGAGTCAGGCCGAGCAGTGTGGCACCCTCATTAGGAG CATCCCCACGATGCTGTCTGTGCATGCGGAGCAGATGCACAAGACCGGCTTCCCCACTGTCCATGCCGTGATCCTGCTCGAGGGCACCATGAACCTGACAGGCGAGACGCAGTCCCTGGTGGAGCAGCTGACGATGGTGAAGCGCATGCAG CATATCCCCACCCCACTTTTTGTCCTGGAGATCTGGAAAGCTTGCTTCGTGGGGCTCATTGAGTCTCCCGAGGGTACGGAGGAGCTCAAGTGGACAGCTTTCACTTTCCTCAAG ATTCCACAAGTTTTGGTGAAGTTGAAGAAGTACTCTCATGGAGACAAG GACTTCACTGAGGATGTCAACTGTGCTTTTGAGTTCCTGCTGAAGCTCACCCCCTTGTTGGACAAAGCTGACCAGCGCTGCAA CTGTGACTGTACAAACTTCCTGCTCCAAGAATGTGGCAAGCAGGGGCTTCTGTCTGAGGCCAGCGTCAACAACCTTATGGCTAAGCG CAAAGCGGACCGAGAGCACGCACCCCAGCAGAAATCGGGAGAGAATGCCAACATCCAGCCCAACATCCAGCTGATCCTCCGGGCGGAGCCCACTGTCACAAACATCCTCAAG TGTTCTTCAGGACTTGATTTCCTGTCCTGTCCCCAGACGATGGATGCAGACCACTCTAAGTCACCGGAGGGACTGCTGGGAGTCCTGGGCCACATGCTGTCCGGGAAGAGTCTGGACTTGCTGCTGgctgccgccgccgccactgGAAAGCTGAAATCCTTCGCCCGGAAATTCATCAA tttgaATGAATTCACAACCTATGGCAGCGAAGAAAGCA CCAAACCGGCCTCCGTCCGGGCCCTGCTGTTTGACATCTCTTTCCTCATGCTGTGCCATGTGGCCCAGACCTATGGTTCAGAG gtgattctgtcCGAGTCGCGCACAGGAGCTGAGGTGCCCTTCTTCGAGACCTGGATGCAGACCTGCATGCCTGAGGAGGGCAAGATCCTGAACCCTGACCACCCCTGCTTCCGCCCCGACTCCACCAAAGTGGAGTCCCTGGTGGCCCTGCTCAACAACTCCTCGGAGATGAAGCTAGT GCAGATGAAGTGGCATGAGGCCTGTCTCAGCATCTCAGCCGCCATCTTGGAAATCCTCAATGCCTGGGAGAATGGGGTCCTGGCCTTCGAGTCCATCCAG AAAATCACTGATAACATCAAAGGGAAGGTATGCAGTCTGGCGGTGTGTGCTGTGGCTTGGCTTGTGGCCCACGTCCGGATGCTGGGGCTGGATGAGCGTGAGAAGTCGCTGCAGATGATCCGCCAGCTGGCAGGGCCACTGTTTAGTGAGAACACCCTGCAGTTCTACAATGAGAG GGTGGTGATCATGAACTCGATCCTGGAGCGCATGTGTGCCGACGTGCTGCAGCAGACAGCCACGCAGATCAAGTTTCCCTCCACCGGGGTGGACACAATGCCCTACTGGAACCTGCTGCCCCCCAAGCGGCCCATCAAAGAGGTGCTGACGGACATCTTTGCCAAGGTGCTGGAGAAGGGCTGGGTGGACAGCCGCTCCATCCACATCTTTGACACCCTGCTGCACATGGGCGGCGTCTACTGGTTCTGCAACAACCTGATTAAG GAGCTGCTGAAGGAGACGCGGAAGGAGCACACGCTGCGGGCAGTGGAGCTGCTCTACTCCATCTTCTGCCTGGACATGCAGCAAGTGACCCTGGTCCTGCTGGGCCACATCCTGCCTGGCCTGCTCACTGACTCCTCCAAGTGGCACAGCCTCATGGACCCCCCGGGCACTGCTCTTGCCAA GCTGGCCGTGTGGTGTGCCCTCAGTTCCTACTCCTCCCACAAGGGACAGGCGTCCACCCGCCAGAAGAAGAGACACCGCGAAGACATTGAG GATTATATCAGCCTCTTCCCCCTGGACGATGTGCAGCCTTCGAAGTTGATGCGACTGCTGAGCTCTAATGAGGACGATGCCAACATCCTTTCGAGCCCCA CAGACCGATCCATGAGCAGCTCCCTCTCAGCCTCTCAGCTCCACACGGTCAACATGCGGGACCCTCTGAACCGAGTCCTGG CCAACCTGTTCCTGCTCATCTCCTCCATCCTGGGGTCTCGCACCGCTGGCCCCCACACCCAGTTCGTGCAGTGGTTCATGGAGGAGTGTGTGGACTGCCTGGAGCAGGGCGGCCGTGGCAGCGTCCTGCAGTTCATGCCCTTCACCACC GTGTCGGAACTGGTGAAGGTGTCAGCCATGTCCAGCCCCAAGGTGGTTCTGGCCATCACGGACCTCAGCCTGCCCCTGGGCCGCCAGGTGGCTGCTAAAGCCATTGCTGCACTCTGA